A single window of Polaribacter sp. SA4-10 DNA harbors:
- a CDS encoding aldo/keto reductase, whose protein sequence is MQLGLGTAALGRPQYINVRQEECDNSSLSDFKKESFSVLENAYNSGVRYFDTAPGYGLAEELVVEWLQTKNDKSIEVATKWGYTYTANFDANATVHEVKEHSLSKLDEQWNFSKQLLPYLKVYQIHSATLETGVLENNQVLEQLAFLKKEHNLKIGLTTTGTNQVEVIKKALDVFVDGEQVFELFQVTYNFLDQSLKEISDELINQKKSIVIKEALANGRIFRNEKYAHYNKMYATLENLSKKHNVGVDAISLKYCEQTITNSIVLSGASNSEQLKQNLKMNSFLLSKDEIELLNSFKIKPEFYWKERKELQWN, encoded by the coding sequence ATGCAATTAGGTTTAGGAACAGCTGCTTTAGGAAGGCCTCAATACATAAATGTTCGTCAAGAAGAATGTGATAACTCTAGCTTATCTGACTTCAAAAAAGAGAGTTTTTCTGTTTTAGAAAACGCTTATAATTCAGGAGTTCGTTATTTTGATACTGCCCCAGGTTATGGATTGGCAGAAGAATTAGTAGTAGAATGGTTACAAACTAAAAATGATAAATCTATAGAAGTTGCCACAAAATGGGGGTATACGTACACGGCAAATTTTGATGCAAATGCCACTGTTCATGAAGTAAAAGAACATAGTTTATCTAAATTAGATGAACAATGGAATTTCTCTAAACAACTACTACCCTATTTAAAAGTGTATCAGATTCATTCTGCAACTTTAGAAACTGGTGTTTTAGAAAACAACCAAGTTTTAGAACAATTAGCATTTTTAAAAAAGGAACACAACTTAAAAATAGGATTGACAACAACAGGTACAAATCAAGTTGAAGTGATTAAAAAAGCTTTGGATGTTTTTGTTGATGGAGAACAAGTATTTGAACTATTTCAAGTAACGTATAATTTTTTAGATCAAAGTTTAAAAGAGATTTCTGATGAGTTAATCAATCAGAAAAAATCAATTGTCATAAAAGAAGCTTTGGCAAATGGAAGAATTTTTAGAAACGAAAAATATGCTCATTATAATAAAATGTATGCAACTTTAGAAAATTTATCAAAAAAACACAACGTTGGTGTAGATGCAATTTCGCTTAAATATTGTGAGCAAACAATTACGAATAGCATTGTTTTAAGTGGTGCAAGTAATTCTGAACAATTGAAACAAAATTTAAAAATGAACTCATTTTTACTTTCTAAGGATGAAATTGAATTGCTAAATTCTTTTAAAATTAAACCAGAATTTTATTGGAAAGAGCGAAAGGAATTACAATGGAATTAA
- a CDS encoding YdiU family protein: MKLNIKNTFTSENPADSILDNTRRQVEEAVFSYVHPKKTTAPKVIHVSKEMASELGITEEEIKSELFKNIVTGNAIYPNTKPYSMCYGGHQFGNWAGQLGDGRAINLFEVEHKNKNWKVQLKGAGETPYSRTADGLAVLRSSVREYLCAEAMFHLGVPTTRSLSLSLSGDAVLRDVLYDGNPAHEKGAIVSRISPSFLRFGNYEIFSARKDVKNLKALVDYTIKHHFSHLGKPSKENYIHFFKEVSERTLEMIIHWQRVGFVHGVMNTDNMSILGLTIDFGPYGWLEGFDFGWTPNTTDRQHKRYRYGNQPNIGLWNLYQLANALYPIIEEVAPLNAILEQYKVDFEVQSLQMMKSKLGLCTSDEEDVKLIQNLEDSLQLVETDMTIFFRKLSDFTDKDSGLELIKEAFYDFENISDEVINNWNLWFKKYEERLQIERVSSEERKEKMDAVNPKYVLRNYMSQLAIDEADKGDYSLIDELFQLLKKPYSEQPENEKWFAKRPEWARNKVGCSMLSCSS, translated from the coding sequence ATGAAATTAAACATAAAGAATACTTTTACTTCAGAAAATCCAGCAGATTCAATCCTTGACAATACAAGAAGACAAGTTGAAGAAGCAGTTTTTTCATACGTACATCCTAAGAAAACAACAGCACCTAAAGTGATACATGTTTCTAAAGAAATGGCTTCAGAATTGGGAATTACAGAAGAAGAAATAAAATCAGAATTGTTTAAAAATATTGTTACAGGAAATGCCATTTATCCAAACACAAAACCTTATTCAATGTGTTATGGAGGTCATCAATTTGGCAATTGGGCAGGACAATTAGGTGATGGAAGAGCCATTAATTTATTTGAAGTTGAGCACAAAAATAAAAACTGGAAAGTGCAATTAAAAGGCGCTGGCGAAACTCCATATTCTAGAACTGCAGATGGTTTAGCCGTTTTACGATCTTCTGTAAGAGAATATTTGTGTGCTGAGGCAATGTTTCACTTAGGGGTTCCAACGACAAGATCTTTGTCTTTAAGTTTATCTGGAGATGCTGTTTTACGTGATGTTCTATATGACGGAAATCCTGCACATGAAAAAGGTGCAATTGTTTCAAGAATATCACCAAGTTTTTTACGTTTTGGTAATTATGAGATTTTTTCAGCCAGAAAAGATGTAAAAAATTTAAAAGCGTTGGTTGATTATACCATCAAACATCATTTTTCACATTTAGGCAAACCATCAAAAGAAAATTACATCCACTTTTTTAAAGAAGTTTCAGAACGTACTTTAGAAATGATAATTCATTGGCAACGTGTTGGTTTTGTACACGGAGTGATGAATACAGATAACATGTCCATTTTAGGTTTAACCATAGATTTTGGACCTTATGGTTGGTTAGAAGGTTTCGATTTTGGTTGGACGCCAAACACAACCGACAGACAACACAAACGTTACCGATATGGAAATCAACCAAATATTGGTTTGTGGAATTTGTATCAACTTGCAAATGCTTTGTACCCAATAATTGAAGAAGTAGCACCTTTAAATGCAATTTTAGAACAATATAAAGTTGATTTTGAAGTACAATCTTTACAGATGATGAAATCAAAATTAGGCTTATGTACTTCGGATGAAGAGGATGTAAAACTGATTCAAAATTTAGAGGATAGTTTACAGTTAGTAGAAACTGACATGACTATTTTCTTTAGAAAATTAAGTGATTTTACTGATAAGGATTCTGGTTTAGAATTGATCAAAGAAGCATTTTATGACTTTGAGAATATTTCTGATGAAGTCATAAATAACTGGAATTTGTGGTTTAAAAAATATGAGGAAAGACTTCAAATTGAAAGAGTTTCATCGGAAGAAAGAAAAGAAAAAATGGATGCTGTAAATCCTAAATACGTCTTACGTAATTACATGTCACAATTAGCAATTGATGAAGCCGATAAAGGAGACTATTCTTTAATTGACGAGTTATTTCAACTACTGAAAAAACCATATTCTGAACAACCAGAAAACGAAAAATGGTTTGCAAAAAGACCTGAATGGGCAAGAAATAAAGTAGGTTGTTCTATGTTATCTTGTAGTTCATAA
- a CDS encoding glutaredoxin domain-containing protein, whose protein sequence is MIKLYGAERCHKTQYYKTFLETRNLDYAFLDLEQHEENAEELRNLYENRKLNFPTITINNKKLRNPSDKELQKWIDKAHNGH, encoded by the coding sequence ATGATTAAATTATATGGCGCAGAAAGATGCCATAAGACTCAATATTATAAAACATTTTTAGAGACCCGTAATTTAGATTACGCGTTTTTAGATTTAGAACAGCATGAAGAAAATGCAGAAGAATTACGTAACTTGTATGAAAATAGAAAACTAAATTTTCCTACAATTACGATTAATAATAAAAAGTTAAGAAATCCTTCTGATAAAGAACTTCAAAAATGGATTGATAAAGCCCATAATGGGCACTAG
- a CDS encoding FAD-dependent oxidoreductase, with translation MTDILLYGADWCPDCRRAKSYLKENNIDFTFIDVDLDKEATAKVEAINKGKRIIPTLMIKGKSYTNPNNIELASVLGINEVGKVQLFGADWCPDCRRAKSFLRDNGINFDFIDVDKYDWATQKVEEINNGKRIIPTVLIDNVPYTNPDNVKLTALLSINIEKELKIFDTIIIGGGAAGLTTSIYAQRDRFDTLILEKSTIGGNAFLTEKIENYPGFTSISGPKLMEKMEEQAKTYGSVIKTGEEVVGIEKKDNLFSIETKGTTYFGKSVVLSTGSTYRKLGIPNEQELIGSGIHFCATCDGAFYRDKDIIVIGGGNSALEEGIFLAGFCKSVKIVHRSENFSASETYVEKLKSIDNISTYMNKTSLEFIADEKELFKNLKIKDNTTNEESFLEADGVFIFIGLIPNTQSFKGIVNLDKRGFIQTTALAQTSVDGIFAAGDCREGAIAQVAAATGEGVLASYGIRNYLK, from the coding sequence ATGACAGATATTTTATTATATGGCGCAGATTGGTGTCCAGATTGTAGACGTGCAAAATCATATTTAAAAGAAAACAACATTGATTTTACTTTTATTGATGTTGATTTAGACAAAGAAGCAACAGCCAAAGTAGAAGCTATTAATAAAGGTAAACGCATTATTCCTACCTTAATGATAAAAGGAAAATCGTATACAAATCCTAACAATATTGAATTAGCATCCGTTTTAGGAATCAATGAAGTTGGTAAAGTACAATTATTTGGTGCAGATTGGTGTCCAGATTGTAGAAGAGCAAAAAGCTTTCTAAGAGACAATGGTATCAATTTTGATTTTATTGATGTAGATAAATACGATTGGGCAACACAAAAAGTAGAAGAGATTAACAACGGAAAACGTATTATTCCAACAGTATTAATTGATAATGTTCCTTATACAAACCCAGATAATGTAAAATTAACAGCTCTTCTTTCTATAAATATAGAAAAAGAACTCAAAATATTTGATACAATTATTATTGGTGGTGGTGCAGCAGGGTTAACAACTTCTATTTATGCTCAAAGAGATCGATTTGATACATTAATTCTAGAAAAATCTACCATTGGAGGAAATGCTTTCTTAACAGAAAAGATTGAGAATTACCCAGGTTTCACTTCTATTTCTGGTCCAAAATTAATGGAAAAAATGGAAGAACAAGCCAAAACCTATGGTTCAGTTATTAAAACTGGTGAAGAAGTTGTTGGTATTGAAAAAAAAGATAATTTATTCTCAATAGAAACAAAAGGTACTACCTATTTTGGAAAATCAGTTGTATTATCTACAGGTTCTACTTACAGAAAACTAGGCATTCCAAATGAACAAGAGTTAATTGGTTCTGGTATACATTTTTGTGCAACTTGTGATGGAGCTTTTTACAGAGATAAAGATATTATTGTGATTGGTGGTGGAAACTCCGCATTAGAAGAAGGTATCTTTTTAGCCGGTTTTTGTAAGAGTGTTAAAATAGTTCATCGTTCTGAAAACTTTTCTGCATCAGAAACTTATGTAGAAAAATTAAAATCAATCGATAATATTTCTACTTATATGAATAAAACCTCTCTTGAGTTTATTGCAGACGAAAAGGAATTATTTAAGAATTTAAAAATAAAAGACAATACAACAAATGAAGAGAGTTTTCTAGAAGCAGATGGTGTATTTATTTTTATTGGATTAATACCAAATACACAATCTTTTAAAGGAATTGTAAATCTTGATAAAAGAGGATTTATTCAAACAACAGCTTTGGCTCAAACTTCTGTCGATGGTATTTTTGCAGCTGGAGATTGTAGAGAAGGCGCTATTGCACAAGTTGCAGCAGCAACAGGAGAAGGTGTTTTAGCAAGTTATGGTATTAGAAATTACTTAAAATAA
- the msrA gene encoding peptide-methionine (S)-S-oxide reductase MsrA — protein sequence MSKNLQIATLGGGCFWCTEAVFQEVKGIEKVVSGYTGGNAPGRPTYREICSGLTGYAEVIRITFDANVISYEDILVIFMTTHDPTTLNQQGADRGTQYRSVIYYHNENQRKVSEEVLKQIQSYYNDKIVTEISPSTIFYDATKEHQDFYKNNNGQGYCTYVIEPKLAKLRMLHADKLK from the coding sequence ATGAGTAAAAATTTACAAATTGCCACTTTAGGAGGTGGTTGTTTTTGGTGCACAGAAGCTGTATTCCAAGAAGTAAAAGGTATAGAAAAAGTTGTTTCTGGTTATACTGGGGGAAACGCTCCAGGAAGACCAACGTATAGAGAAATTTGTTCTGGATTAACTGGGTATGCAGAAGTAATTCGAATTACTTTTGATGCTAATGTAATTTCTTATGAAGACATTTTGGTCATCTTTATGACGACCCATGATCCAACAACACTAAACCAACAAGGTGCAGATAGAGGGACTCAATACAGATCTGTAATTTATTATCATAATGAGAATCAAAGAAAAGTTTCTGAAGAGGTTTTGAAGCAAATTCAGTCTTATTATAATGATAAAATTGTGACAGAAATTAGTCCGTCAACAATTTTTTATGATGCTACTAAAGAACATCAAGATTTTTATAAAAATAATAACGGACAAGGTTATTGCACTTATGTAATTGAACCAAAATTGGCAAAGCTACGTATGCTTCACGCTGATAAATTAAAATAG
- the msrB gene encoding peptide-methionine (R)-S-oxide reductase MsrB, which translates to MLTWKEIISFSVKGNPTPDKRVEKTEAAWKELLTEEQFRITRQKGTERPNTGALCSIYDEGQYNCVCCNTPLFDSTIKFDSSSGWPSFTQPIKENAIKYHKDISFGMIRVEVMCNTCDGHLGHIFPDGPAPSGLRYCINSESMQLEKGNSENE; encoded by the coding sequence ATGCTTACTTGGAAAGAAATTATCAGCTTCAGTGTAAAAGGAAATCCAACTCCAGATAAAAGAGTTGAAAAAACGGAAGCAGCATGGAAAGAATTATTAACAGAAGAACAGTTTAGAATTACAAGGCAAAAAGGAACAGAAAGACCAAATACTGGCGCTTTATGTAGTATTTATGATGAAGGACAATACAACTGTGTTTGTTGTAATACGCCTTTATTTGATTCTACAATAAAGTTTGATTCGAGTTCTGGTTGGCCAAGTTTTACGCAACCTATTAAAGAAAATGCTATTAAATATCATAAAGACATTTCTTTTGGTATGATAAGAGTAGAAGTTATGTGTAATACTTGTGATGGGCATTTAGGACATATTTTCCCTGATGGACCAGCACCAAGTGGATTGCGTTATTGTATTAATTCTGAATCTATGCAACTAGAGAAAGGAAATTCTGAAAATGAGTAA
- a CDS encoding Pycsar system effector family protein — protein sequence MSTLIVDTEKYVFSLLNTNLDRNFVYHNLVHTQRVVKSTKELIENLKIDKVAAENLEIAAWFHDTGFIKGAENHEEESVRIASEFLKENKVTDKRIEAISDLILATKMGYQPKNDFEKIIIDADCAHLASKSFFDYTFLLRKEWELTGVKKVSDTEWIAGNIEFFTQQHHFNTDYALKNWTKKKQKNLSKLIKNKKNLKNDIKKFNQKQDALELKKEKGNVPERGVETMFRIALKNHMTLSNIADTKANILLSVNAIIVSLALSNLLPKLDNPSNSYLIIPTVIFIIFTVASIILSILATRPNVTEGKFTKEDVANKKVNLLFFGNFHQMKLNDFEWGISEMMQDRDYLYGSLTKDLYFLGLVLNRKYKILRVTYTVFMIGIIVSVLAFAFAFRMQETGSTL from the coding sequence ATGAGCACATTAATTGTTGATACAGAAAAGTACGTCTTTAGTTTATTAAATACCAATTTAGATAGAAATTTTGTGTATCATAATTTAGTACATACACAAAGAGTTGTTAAAAGTACAAAGGAGCTTATTGAAAACTTAAAAATTGATAAAGTAGCTGCTGAAAACCTAGAGATTGCTGCTTGGTTTCATGATACAGGTTTTATAAAAGGAGCTGAAAATCATGAAGAAGAAAGTGTTAGAATTGCTTCAGAATTTTTAAAAGAGAATAAAGTAACCGATAAAAGAATTGAAGCTATTTCAGATCTTATTTTGGCAACTAAAATGGGGTATCAACCCAAAAATGATTTTGAAAAGATAATAATTGATGCAGATTGTGCGCATTTAGCTTCTAAAAGTTTTTTTGATTACACTTTTTTATTAAGAAAAGAGTGGGAGTTAACAGGTGTTAAAAAAGTTTCTGATACAGAATGGATTGCAGGAAATATTGAATTTTTTACCCAACAGCATCACTTTAATACAGATTATGCTTTAAAAAATTGGACAAAAAAGAAGCAGAAAAATTTATCTAAATTAATAAAAAATAAAAAAAATTTAAAAAACGATATTAAAAAATTTAACCAGAAGCAAGATGCTTTAGAATTAAAAAAAGAGAAAGGAAACGTGCCAGAACGTGGCGTAGAAACGATGTTTAGAATCGCTTTAAAAAACCACATGACTTTAAGTAATATTGCAGATACGAAAGCGAATATTTTACTTTCTGTAAATGCAATTATAGTTTCTTTAGCACTGTCTAACCTATTACCAAAACTAGATAACCCTTCAAATAGTTATTTAATAATACCAACTGTTATATTTATAATTTTTACGGTTGCATCTATTATCTTATCAATTTTAGCAACAAGACCTAATGTTACAGAAGGGAAATTTACAAAAGAAGATGTTGCTAATAAAAAAGTTAACTTATTGTTTTTTGGTAATTTTCATCAAATGAAATTAAATGATTTTGAATGGGGTATTTCAGAAATGATGCAAGACAGAGATTACCTTTACGGTTCTTTAACGAAAGATTTATATTTTTTAGGATTGGTTTTAAATAGAAAATATAAAATATTACGAGTTACCTATACCGTTTTTATGATTGGTATTATAGTAAGTGTATTAGCATTTGCATTTGCCTTTAGAATGCAAGAAACAGGGAGCACTTTATAA
- a CDS encoding GAF domain-containing protein, whose amino-acid sequence MKIIKSSLVAEVELPLQLNISFNKVFSIFEKYASQEHKEHPSHNSSIEIMKEIKRYPELINGFSDLSLIQKYKEQINLLLAPLFPEALQNNEIKAASIPFSFTSFKFTSRFESILNNAGEDYEFTVRNFEDNSMYIMACTFILGFVYKHNIDIKRPFYFDIPDKTTGTMKNYRAAFNADFSEITPTENAPKLSENDIKELLNNFDNIALWKEKIPPNSYIFKGFGIINLFDVTSEEMLSSIKANLLEGGDNLIEKLQDNLRDFYSIKDLRLGYSNFDTVNTKIRETVVKKSNSIILKNNSEITCDSNYFCEGFIQKVFVNHETFILSDVEKYGVNTNKNPFYKNLHSAGLQSIIIIPIKAASNGDLALLEIASPRAYDLNSVNINKLKDIIPVFEAAVKRTSEEHQNVLEATIQENYTSIHSSVKWRFYEAAEKYHQESQINDNAKLDEIIFKDVYPLYGQSDIKGSSEARNTAIKQDLITQLTLAISVLKDACKSEKLPIYKELMFRVSTYLNDVKSGLNAGDEINILDFLKREIYPVFNHIKDINKELEEKVSTYMNRLDKELHVVYEKRKDYENSVNLLNDKLAKFIDKKQKEAQKIFPHYFERYKTDGVEYNMYIGQSITKNRNFDPLYLYNLRLWQLQTMYEMENTAFSELKNMPSDLRVASLILVHSNPMAIKFRMDEKQFDVDGAYNIRYEIIKKRIDKAHIKGTEDRLTVPGKIAIVYSQEKDASEYLKYIKFLQSNNQLGEIEFLELEDLQGVSGLKALRVEVIYQDNFDKKQTVTLNDLIKEIEA is encoded by the coding sequence ATGAAAATAATAAAATCGAGTTTAGTTGCTGAAGTAGAATTACCCTTACAATTAAACATTTCGTTTAATAAGGTATTTTCTATTTTTGAAAAATACGCTTCACAAGAACATAAAGAGCATCCTTCTCATAATTCTTCAATAGAAATTATGAAAGAAATTAAACGATATCCTGAGCTAATAAATGGCTTTTCTGATTTAAGTTTAATTCAAAAATACAAAGAGCAAATTAATTTATTATTAGCACCTCTTTTTCCAGAAGCACTTCAAAATAACGAAATAAAAGCTGCTAGTATACCCTTTTCTTTTACCTCTTTTAAATTTACATCTCGTTTTGAAAGTATTTTAAATAATGCAGGTGAAGACTATGAATTTACAGTAAGAAATTTTGAAGACAATAGCATGTACATTATGGCGTGTACCTTTATTTTAGGATTTGTCTATAAACATAATATTGACATAAAAAGACCCTTTTACTTTGACATTCCAGATAAAACAACTGGAACAATGAAAAATTATAGAGCTGCTTTTAATGCTGATTTCTCTGAAATTACACCAACAGAAAATGCTCCAAAATTATCTGAAAATGATATCAAAGAGTTATTAAACAACTTTGATAACATAGCACTTTGGAAAGAAAAAATTCCGCCAAATAGTTACATTTTTAAAGGTTTTGGAATTATCAATTTATTTGATGTTACATCAGAAGAAATGCTTTCATCCATTAAAGCAAATTTATTAGAAGGAGGTGATAATCTAATTGAGAAGTTACAAGACAATTTAAGAGATTTTTATAGTATAAAAGACTTAAGGCTTGGGTATTCAAATTTTGATACTGTAAATACTAAAATTCGTGAAACTGTTGTAAAAAAATCGAATAGTATTATCTTAAAAAACAACTCAGAAATAACTTGCGATAGCAACTATTTTTGTGAAGGATTTATTCAAAAAGTATTTGTAAACCATGAAACTTTTATCTTATCAGATGTAGAAAAGTATGGTGTAAATACGAATAAAAATCCTTTCTATAAAAACCTACACAGTGCTGGCTTGCAAAGTATAATCATAATTCCAATTAAAGCAGCAAGTAATGGAGATTTAGCTTTATTAGAAATTGCATCTCCTAGAGCTTATGATTTAAATTCTGTAAACATTAACAAATTAAAAGATATTATTCCTGTTTTTGAAGCTGCTGTAAAAAGAACTTCAGAAGAACACCAAAATGTTTTAGAAGCTACAATACAAGAAAATTACACATCAATACATAGTTCTGTAAAATGGCGATTTTATGAAGCTGCAGAAAAATACCATCAAGAATCTCAAATAAATGACAATGCAAAATTAGATGAGATTATTTTTAAAGATGTTTATCCTTTATATGGTCAAAGTGATATAAAAGGCTCATCAGAAGCAAGAAACACTGCTATTAAACAAGATTTAATTACACAACTTACCTTAGCTATTTCAGTTTTAAAAGATGCTTGTAAAAGTGAAAAATTACCTATCTATAAAGAATTAATGTTTCGGGTTTCAACCTATTTAAATGATGTAAAAAGTGGTTTAAATGCAGGTGATGAAATTAATATTTTAGACTTTTTAAAGAGAGAAATTTACCCTGTTTTTAATCACATTAAGGATATAAACAAAGAGTTAGAAGAAAAGGTAAGCACTTACATGAATCGTTTGGACAAAGAATTACATGTTGTTTACGAGAAAAGAAAAGATTATGAAAACAGTGTAAATCTATTAAATGATAAGCTTGCTAAATTTATTGATAAAAAACAAAAAGAAGCCCAAAAAATATTTCCTCATTATTTTGAGCGTTACAAAACTGATGGAGTAGAATACAACATGTACATTGGCCAATCTATTACAAAAAATAGAAATTTTGATCCTTTGTATTTGTATAACCTACGTTTATGGCAATTACAAACGATGTACGAAATGGAAAACACTGCTTTTTCTGAACTTAAAAATATGCCTAGCGATTTACGTGTAGCTTCTTTAATTTTAGTTCATAGTAATCCGATGGCTATTAAATTTAGAATGGATGAAAAACAGTTTGATGTTGATGGAGCTTATAATATTAGGTACGAAATCATAAAAAAACGAATTGATAAAGCACATATTAAAGGAACTGAAGATCGTTTAACAGTTCCTGGAAAAATTGCAATTGTTTATTCTCAAGAAAAAGATGCTTCAGAGTATTTAAAGTATATAAAATTCTTACAATCTAACAATCAATTAGGAGAAATAGAGTTTCTAGAACTTGAGGATTTACAAGGAGTTTCTGGTTTAAAAGCGTTGCGTGTAGAAGTTATTTATCAAGATAATTTCGACAAAAAACAAACTGTTACTTTAAATGATTTGATAAAAGAAATTGAAGCTTAA
- the der gene encoding ribosome biogenesis GTPase Der, protein MNSIVAIVGRPNVGKSTLFNRLVQRREAIVDSVSGVTRDRHYGKSDWNGKEFSLIDTGGYVVGSDDIFEEEIRKQVTLAIEEADIIIFVVDVEEGITPMDAEVAKMLRKVKKPIFTAVNKVDNAMRDADAVEFYNLGLGDYHTISSINGSGTGDILDAIAAIMPKPEVIDLEKEELPRFAVVGRPNAGKSSFINALVGEERNIVTDIAGTTRDSIDTKYNRFGFDFNLVDTAGIRKKSRVKEDLEFYSVMRAVRSIEYSDVIILMVDATRGFEGQDQNIFWLAEKNRKGVVILINKWDLIEKETNTMRDYEAEVRREIAPFTDVPIIFVSALTKQRLLQALETAVDVFKNRKNKIQTSKFNETMLEIIKNSPPPAIKGKFVKIKYCMQLPTQTPQFAFFCNLPQYVRDGYRRFLENKLRDIYNFNGVPITIYFRQK, encoded by the coding sequence ATGAATAGTATTGTTGCCATTGTAGGAAGACCAAATGTAGGAAAGTCAACACTTTTTAATCGTTTAGTACAAAGAAGAGAAGCCATTGTAGATTCCGTTAGTGGAGTTACAAGAGATAGACATTACGGAAAATCTGATTGGAATGGAAAAGAATTTTCTTTAATAGACACAGGTGGTTATGTTGTTGGCTCTGATGATATTTTTGAAGAAGAAATTAGAAAACAAGTTACTTTAGCAATTGAAGAAGCAGACATCATCATTTTTGTTGTTGATGTAGAAGAAGGAATTACTCCTATGGATGCTGAAGTTGCAAAGATGCTAAGAAAGGTAAAAAAACCAATTTTTACAGCTGTCAATAAAGTTGATAATGCAATGCGTGATGCGGATGCAGTTGAATTCTATAATTTAGGATTGGGAGATTATCATACAATTTCTTCTATAAACGGAAGTGGAACTGGTGATATTTTAGATGCAATTGCTGCAATTATGCCAAAACCTGAAGTAATTGATTTAGAAAAAGAAGAATTACCAAGATTTGCTGTAGTTGGTAGACCAAATGCAGGAAAATCTTCTTTTATTAACGCCTTAGTTGGAGAAGAAAGAAATATTGTTACCGACATTGCTGGTACAACAAGAGATTCTATTGATACAAAATATAACAGATTTGGCTTTGATTTTAATTTAGTAGACACTGCTGGAATTAGAAAAAAATCTAGAGTAAAAGAAGACTTAGAGTTTTATTCTGTAATGCGTGCTGTGCGTTCTATTGAATATTCTGATGTAATAATTCTAATGGTTGATGCCACTCGTGGATTTGAAGGTCAGGATCAAAATATTTTTTGGTTGGCTGAAAAAAACAGAAAAGGTGTTGTTATTTTAATTAATAAATGGGATTTAATTGAAAAGGAAACCAATACAATGCGTGATTATGAAGCTGAAGTTAGACGCGAAATTGCACCTTTTACAGATGTTCCAATTATTTTTGTTTCTGCATTAACAAAACAACGTTTGTTACAAGCTTTAGAAACCGCTGTAGATGTTTTTAAAAACAGAAAAAACAAAATACAAACGAGTAAGTTTAATGAAACAATGTTAGAAATCATTAAAAACTCTCCACCACCAGCAATAAAAGGAAAGTTTGTAAAAATAAAATACTGTATGCAGTTGCCAACACAGACTCCGCAATTTGCTTTTTTCTGTAATTTACCGCAATATGTAAGAGATGGTTATAGACGTTTTCTAGAAAACAAATTAAGAGATATATATAATTTTAACGGAGTACCAATTACTATTTATTTTAGACAAAAATAA